The genomic DNA CAATTAACTACGCCATCTGTTTTAGTCAGTCAGACGAATACCATGCAGTAGTCAGTTGAGTGCACAAATGCAGCTACTGCAATTTGGGAAGTGACAGTAAAAAGCTTGTAATTGGTGTAGAGTAGACCTACGTTTTGATCTCTCCCGTCGACAAGGCGCTGGCTACCCACTGTAGATCGCGGAGTTTAAAGGGCAGCAGGACGAGGTGGACCCCAGGGCCGATGTCCACTGCACTCTCAGGGTACATGAAGTGGTGTGTCGTTCTGTTGCCCACGTCCGCCTCGAACCCTAATGTGGTGGCTTTATTCATTCTTGACAGCAAAGCGAGAACATTGCTTCAGTTCACAGGCATGTCATGTATGGTGTGCGAGATAACAATCAGACACTGTATTAGATTTATTAACATGGTAACCCTGCAGCTACTGCGCTGTAGTGTACTGTATTCATTCATTCCAGACAGTCAGTCAACCACCTGACTTAACCAATAGTTAACTAATTATGGTGTTGATTGAGCTCATGCGGTATGCCTCACTGGTTTCAGGAGATGAGGTAATTGGGTCAGGTGGTTTGTTGCGTGTCTGGAACTGAAGCCTGGTCACTGCAGTTCATCAGGCTCATTATTGCCTAATCCTGCCAATGTGAATAGCGGTGGGTTGTTTGGATCATGGCAGTGATGGGGTTGTGTAATGCCTGCTCTCGCTTTTTAGACTATGTTGGTGTTGTGTGTGATAAGCATGATTCTTTGGATTTTCTATTGTGGTTGTTTTGTCTGTTAATGGTGGTTTTGAATGTTTGATTGTGTTGTCTGCGTTGGGTCATGTTTTCTCTGGGCCATACCTTATGACACTGTTATGGGAGTCTATCAAGGAGCCATATTGAGAGCCCAGCAGGTTTCCTGAGTTCCCCACCACTGCACACTTCCTGCATTGAGCTTGTTTGGGTTGGACATCCCTGGCGGGGGGAGCGATGACCTGGAACATCTTCTGGATCACCTCGTATATCGTACGCTCATCGGTGGACCGCTGCAAAGCCTGACGGGAATGTTCAAAACTCCCTTTAGATGTGGAACAACAATATCTCACAGGAATAATGCCTGTGCTCTCCTTTGGCTAccaacaaacaaaaacagggcAATATACAAGGGTCCTTTTAATATTCAGTACTCAGGAAATCACCAGACTAAATAGATTATAATTTTGGCAGCTCCAGAGGGAGGCCTTGTGTTAAATGTGCCCCTTCATAACCAGCCAGCCTCTTTGTGGCCATCTTACTAACAATTTTGGCATGGCATTCTTAGCAGaccaacactgtgtgtgtgtgtgtgtgtgtgtgtgtgtgtgtgtgtgtgtgtgtgtgtgtgtgtgtgtgtgtgtgtgtgtgtgtatgtgtgtgtgtgtgtgtgtgtgtgtgtgtgtgtgtgtgtgtgtgtgtgtgaaatttaAAATTCAGCATtagtggagactgcattcacggtaaacgctgcatatgtcgtcTCGATTGGAAGTTGCCGTTGAATTTCTAACGCTTCAGCGATAAAGATTAAATAGAGCCCTAAATAATTGGCGAGTATATCTGGGAATACACACATTACAGatccatatacagtgcctagtgaaagtctacacaccccttgcatGGTCTttacattttgctgccttaaaattacATCTAAAAAGGGATTAAGTTTGATATTGTTTCCCAaagatctacacaacctactccacattatcaaatacttggtggaagcactATTTTCAGCTATTACTACTGTGAATATTTTGAAATAATATCCGACCGACTTTGCACAACTCTTAGAGCAGAGAGTAtatactttttcaacattttgttgtgttctagcctgaatttaaaatggattaaattgagattttgtgtcgcTGGcttacagacaataccccataatgtcaaagtgttgTTTTCGACATCTGTACAAATTAATAatacaaatgaaaagctaaaatgtatTGAGCCAATacatattcaacccctttattttggcaagcctaaataagttcaggagtaaacatttgcttaacaagtcacagacTAAgtagcatggactcactctgtgtccattaatagtgtttaacatgatttttgattgactacctctctgtaccccacaatcgagcagtgaatttcaaacaaagaccagggaggttttccaatgcttcgcaaagaagggcacctattggtagatgggtaaagataataaaaaaagcagacattgaatatccctttgagcatggtgaagttaataattacactttggatggtgtatcaatacacccagtcactacaaagacacaggcatccctcctaactcagttgcaagaggaaggaaaccgctcagggatttcaccatgaggccaatggtgacgtCAAAACTGTTaagagtttaatgactgtgataggagaaaactgaggacggatcaacaCAAGACataactgagtaccactcttcatatcttcaaacatggtggtggctacataatgttatggttatgcttgtcatctgcaaggaatagggagtttttttggggaaaaattaacagaataaagctaagcacaggcaaaatcctagatgaaACCTGGTTCAGCttactttccaacagacactgggagataaattcacctttcggtaggacaataacccaaaacacaaggtAAATTATACACTGGGGTTGCATAGTTACAATTTTGACATAAGTCagattgaaaatctatggaaaggCTTGAGAATGGCTGTTTAGAGATGATCAACAATCAATGTcatgaataatgtgcaaatattgtacaatcttggtatgcaaagctcttagacttacccaggaagactcacagctgtaatcacagccaaaggttattctaacatgtattgactcaagggtgtgaatatttatgtaaattacaTAATTGCTAAaagttctaaaaacatgttttccctatGATAACATTTTAAGGCAACAAAATGTCGACTATGCAAGGGGTTTGaagactttcactaggcactgtacCTTGAATTCTTTTCAAATGACTTATTATTGAATGATGTTGAACAGGATATATAGTAATACATCATACATCTTAATCATTACTAAGtagaaatgtattacattgtacTGATGTACTTCTAATAATGTAAAGACATTATTTGGGAAAGTGTCAGAGATTACTTTCTGTAATTTTTGTTACAATATACAGAATTTTTGCTGTATGGTGCTACATCTTTAACAATAAGCTGACAGTAATTGGCCACATACATGGTCACAGTCTTTGGCCCCTCTCATCAATAGTAATGGTCTTACCAGCCACCACTTCAGGGCCAGGGGGTccatgttgttgtctctgtctgtgaGGAAGGGCTGCTGCTGGGGGTCATAGTGCTGAGCGAACCACGCAGAAACCTTCATGTCCGCAATGCAGGATGGGCACTCACATATCCTGTCAGGACTGAGCACCATGGCACTGGGTGTTGCCCATGTTCGGTTAACAGCGTGCCCTGGCACAGTCCTGGAGGTCTCCATCAAAGTCATAGACAGGATGTTGTTCTTCTGAATGGTGATCATGACAAAGAGAATCCCACCAAACAGAGAAAACAAGCACAACTTCCTCTTGAAAAGCATGACCGGACGTtgtgaggtagggagagaggtgtacagtcaGTGCCCTGGGGAAAAGGCAGTCCAGTGATAGGTGTTGGCACCAGGAGTTTCAGTGGTGGAACCCAACTTAGGCAGTCCAGTGTTATTGTCTTGGCTTATATACTTAGTGATTCTGGATTCAAAGGTAA from Oncorhynchus clarkii lewisi isolate Uvic-CL-2024 chromosome 7, UVic_Ocla_1.0, whole genome shotgun sequence includes the following:
- the LOC139413203 gene encoding CMP-N-acetylneuraminate-beta-galactosamide-alpha-2,3-sialyltransferase 2-like isoform X1, which encodes MLFKRKLCLFSLFGGILFVMITIQKNNILSMTLMETSRTVPGHAVNRTWATPSAMVLSPDRICECPSCIADMKVSAWFAQHYDPQQQPFLTDRDNNMDPLALKWWLALQRSTDERTIYEVIQKMFQVIAPPARDVQPKQAQCRKCAVVGNSGNLLGSQYGSLIDSHNSVIRMNKATTLGFEADVGNRTTHHFMYPESAVDIGPGVHLVLLPFKLRDLQWVASALSTGEIKTTYMRVKDRVQADKDKVIVINPAFFKYTHDRWTERHGRYPSTGMLAIIFALHICDEVSVFGYGADQHGNWHHYWEENKYGGAFRKTGVHHADFEMEVIQKLDTEGKIKLHRR
- the LOC139413203 gene encoding CMP-N-acetylneuraminate-beta-galactosamide-alpha-2,3-sialyltransferase 2-like isoform X2, which translates into the protein MLFKRKLCLFSLFGGILFVMITIQKNNILSMTLMETSRTVPGHAVNRTWATPSAMVLSPDRICECPSCIADMKVSAWFAQHYDPQQQPFLTDRDNNMDPLALKWWLALQRSTDERTIYEVIQKMFQVIAPPARDVQPKQAQCRKCAVVGNSGNLLGSQYGSLIDSHNSVIRMNKATTLGFEADVGNRTTHHFMYPESAVDIGPGVHLVLLPFKLRDLQWVASALSTGEIKTTYMRVKDRVQADKDKVSVFGYGADQHGNWHHYWEENKYGGAFRKTGVHHADFEMEVIQKLDTEGKIKLHRR